The following proteins come from a genomic window of Sardina pilchardus chromosome 1, fSarPil1.1, whole genome shotgun sequence:
- the LOC134068713 gene encoding GRB10-interacting GYF protein 2-like, producing MASSCGSAALRLVLLGPPGAGKSTAANAILGRDVFPECVTTKSSVQTQIIGGTSISLIDTPRCLMSSTPSDGGVPSGEDLEECLRAAAPGPHAFLLVVPLGSPLSAELTGAVEWIGRRLGEEALRTTVLLFTRRERVTRREWDCFLSRQEVRDVIGRCGGGCHAVNSKAEIEASQVTELLEKVRAVAEKRGGGHYATDAFLAARRRSKAEREDASAVAGREERKWGDMRKEMEMKRQMRQEVKRREEEDKRRREEERRKKEQLELQEKERRRKQREERERVQRERRRLEEEKNRQQQEKRRLEEEERRQEEIRERLEEESKQQEEVARRLEEESRQQEEVARRLEEERRKQEEETQRLVLERRRIQMEQLKEKEENQQVARGGRQQQQQQADGWKTAERCAAVAGAFLAPFFRR from the coding sequence GTTCAGCTGCCCTCAGACTGGTACTGCTGGGCCCGCCCGGAGCGGGGAAGTCGACCGCCGCAAACGCCATCTTGGGCCGAGACGTCTTCCCGGAGTGCGTCACCACGAAGAGCTCCGTGCAGACACAGATCATCGGCGGGACGAGCATCTCGTTGATTGACACCCCGAGGTGTCTGATGAGTTCCACTCCGAGCGACGGCGGTGTGCCGAGCGGAGAAGACCTGGAGGAGTGTCTGCGCGCCGCGGCTCCGGGACCCCACGCGTTCCTCCTGGTCGTCCCCCTCGGGAGCCCTCTCTCCGCGGAGCTGACCGGAGCCGTGGAGTGGATCGGACGGAGACTGGGCGAGGAGGCCCTGCGGACGACCGTGCTTTTGTTCACCAGGAGGGAGAGGGTCACCAGGCGGGAGTGGGACTGCTTCCTGTCGCGACAGGAGGTGCGGGACGTGATCGGACGCTGCGGGGGAGGGTGCCACGCCGTCAACAGCAAGGCGGAGATCGAAGCGAGCCAGGTGacggagctgctggagaaggtgAGGGCCGTGGCGGAGAAGAGGGGAGGCGGGCACTACGCGACGGACGCGTTCCTGGCGGCTCGGAGGAGGAGCAAAGCGGAAAGGGAGGACGCGAGTGCCGTGgcggggagagaggagcggaaaTGGGGGGATAtgagaaaagagatggagatgaagcGACAGATGAGAcaggaggtgaagagaagagaggaggaggacaagaggagacgggaggaggagaggagaaagaaggagcagctggagcttcaggagaaggagaggaggaggaagcagcgagaggagagagagagagtgcagagagagaggaggagattggaggaggagaagaacagacagcagcaggagaagaggaggctggaggaagaggagagacgaCAGGAGGAGATCAGGGAGcgactggaggaggagagcaagcagcaggaggaggtggccaGGAGACtagaagaggagagcaggcagcaggaggaggtggccaggagactggaggaggagaggaggaagcaggaggaggagacgcagaGGCTGGTGTTGGAGAGGAGACGCATTCAGAtggagcagctgaaggagaaggaggagaaccaGCAGGTGGCCAGAGGAggacggcagcagcagcagcagcaggctgatGGTTGGAAAACAGCGGAGAGGTGCGCTGCAGTAGCGGGGGCCTTCCTGGCACCTTTTTTCAGACGCTAA